In Candidatus Thiodictyon syntrophicum, the sequence TGTCGGCAGTATCGACTCGTTGAGCATCGCTGCCCGCGGCGACGCGGCGAATACGATGCGGTTGAACTCTAGCAGCGGCGCAAGGAGATATCAAGGTTCGACAATACTCAGTCATGAAGCCGCAACATTACTTATGCGCATACCGGTCGCGCCGCCCGCAACGCTGGAATGAAAGCGCACTCCGATGTCCTCTCCCCGGGACTTCATGGCTATTTATTCCTCAACCATGGTTCGTGGACGTCACGACCTTGATCATCGTTCCGGCCAGCGGCCACCCTCTGGAGTCCAAGGCTTCAGCCTTGGTCCTGTAAATCCAAGGCTGAAGCCTTGGAATCCGGCCCGCGGCGGCCGGAACGATGATCAAGGCCCGCTCGCCCCGCTCAGTGACCGCGCCGCGACCGTAGGGTGCGCCGTGCGCACCATGGCGCCGACCGAGACCCTGGCCCCGGCGATCAACCGGGGCCTCTCAAGGTGCGCACGGCGCACCCTACGCCAATGGCTCGAGCAATTGCGTCTGGTGGTCCTAGCGTATGTTGGGGATCTCCGCTTGAACGCGCTCGATGACGGGCTTGGGCATCGGGATATAGCCAAGATCGGAGGCCATCGCCTGACCATCCGCGAGCGCCCAGGTGACGAAGTCGCGCAGGGCCGCACCGATCCGCTCGTTGCCGTGCGCGCGGAAGAAGAGCATCCAGGTAAAGGTGACGATCGGGTAGGCCGCCGGGTCAGCGGGGTCAGTCACCCAGATGCGCAGGTCCTTGCCCGTGAGGTCCGCGCCGGCCAGGGCCGCCTGTCCGGACTCGTCGCTGGGGGCGACGAACTGACCGGCGGCATTCTCCAACATCGCCACCTGGGCGTTGGTCGAGGTGGCGAAGAAATATTCGATGTAACCGATCGAACCAACCGTCTGGTTGACGGTGGCGGTGACGCCATCGTTGCGCGGTGCGCCGATGATATTCGGCTGGTTCGGCCAGGACACCGAGGTGCCGGTACCGACCCGATTGCGGAAGGACTCGTTGATGGCGCTCAGGTGTTGGGTGAAGACGAAGGTGGTACCCGAGGAATCGGACCGGCGCACGACCCGGATCCGCCGGTCGGGGATGGTCAGGCCCGGATTGGCGGCGACGATCCGCGGATCGGTCCAGTTGGTGATCTCACCGGAGAAGATCAGCGGGTAGACGGCACGCGGCAGGCGCAGGTTGTCGATACCCGGCAGGTTGTAGGCGAGCACGATCTCACCGGCCGTCATCGGCAGCACCAGCACCCCGCCGCGCACCTGGGCCATCTCCTCGTCGGTCATGGCCGCGTCGCTGGCGCCGAAATCGAAGGTGCGGTTGATGACGTTGCGCACCCCGGTGCCGCTGCCGACCGACTGGTAGTTGATCCGTATCCCCCGGTTGTCCCGGTTGAAGTGACGAAACCAAGCCGAGTAGAGCGGGAACGGGAAGCTCGCCCCGCCGCCGTTGATCCGGACCTGCTGGGCCTGCGCCGGCAGGCTGAGCAGTAAGGTAAGGGCCACGGCGAGCGCGGCGGCGCCGATACGGTGCATAGGCATGCGAGTGCTCCTGACTGAGGTTACGGGGTGGGCCGGCATCGCCCGGGGGGCCTGGATCAGGGTCCCGGCCCCGCGGTGTCGTAGGGTGGACAAGCGCAGCGCAGTCCACCAGCGGCGGCTACGGCCGAACTGCCGAATTGCTGATCGAGGCCGCACGTGGGCCTCGATCATCGCTCCGGCCACCGCGGTGTGTCGGTCGGCCTTCAGGCCGACCGACTGGGAGCGCCGCACCCCAGTGCGGCCCGCCCTGTCCGCAGCACGCAAGGCCGCGGTCGCTAGCGAGATCGCGCCGCACTGGGGTGCGGCGCTCCCAATGGCCGGGATTATGATCGAGGCCCGCACGTGGCACTCGCGGCGCCGCATGACGATCATCGCACCGCGCTGTGACAGGACCATGAACCCAAGCGTTGCACTGGGTTGAGCTGAGCGCACGCCGGGGCAGTCGGGGACCGGCGGCGCGACCGGGCTCAGTCCTCCAGGTCGGCCACGGCCAGGCGCCGCAGGGTGGCGCGCTGTTTGCGGTAGTGCTCATCCATGCGGTCGATGATGCCGGCGAGAAAACGGACGGTCTCGACGATCCTGGGTCCTTTGTTGAGCATGGCGCACTCGGCCATGATGCTCATGCCGGCGTCCGATACCTCGGCGCGCGAGGGGGCGCCGGTCTTGGCCATGCCCTCCAGGATCTGGGTCGCCCAGATCACCGGTACGTGGGCGGCCTCGCACAGCCACAGGATCTCCTGCTGGACCTCCGACAGCCGCTCGAAACCCACTTCCACCGCCAGATCGCCGCGCGCGATCATCACCCCGACCGGGGGCCGGTGCAGGCTCGCCAGCAGCAGGCGCGGCAGGTTCTCGAAGGCCCGCCGGTTCTCGATCTTGAGCACCACCCCCATCCGCTGCGCGCCCAAGCGGTCGAGTTCGGCGTGCAACTGGGCGAGGTCCTGGGGTTCGCGCACAAAGGACAGTTGGACCATGTCGGCCAGCCGGACGATCGCGGGGAGGTCGGCCAGGTCCTTGTCGGTCAGGGCGGACATTGCGAGCGGCGTGTCAGGGAAGTTGATGCCCTTCTCGGCGCGCAGCCTGGCCCCTTTGGGTCCGGTCTGGGTGATGCTGACGGTGATCCGCTCGCCATCGTTGGCGGCGACCACCCCGCCGATCTTGCCATCGTCGAACCAGACGGTGTGTCCGGGACGGGCGAACTCGAAGGCGGTCGCGAGGGTGCAATGGACCTGCGCGGGGGTGACGACCGTGCCGTCCGCGGCGCGTTCGGCACCCTGGCCGGGCGCATCGCAGCGGGTCAGAATCAGCAGCTCGCCGACGGCCAGCGCGATCGGTTCGATGACTTCCGGCACATTGATGAAAGCGCCGCTGCCGACGGTTTCGCCGTCGCGCCGGGCGGTGACCCTGGTGGCTTCCTCCACATAGGCGGTCTGCTCGATCTCGGCCACCCAGGAGGCACCCCGCGCCTCGCGCACCAGCAGGCGGTGTTCCTGGCCGCGGGCGTCGGTGAATTCGAGCTGGTCGCCCATGGCGAGCTGGCCGAGCAGCCCGCCGCTGATCTCCAGGCGCAGGCGCAGGCCCGGGGGCCGCGGCTCGGCCGCCTCGGCGGGGGTCAGCCAGACCCGGCCCGGGCGCGTCAGCCGACCGAAGCAATCGCGCTGCGGGGCGAGCCGCTGCACCCGCCCGCTGGCCCGCAAGGCCCCGGTGCGCAGCTTGGGGCCGGCGAGATCCATGGCGACCCGGCAGCTGCGCC encodes:
- the pstS gene encoding phosphate ABC transporter substrate-binding protein PstS; amino-acid sequence: MPMHRIGAAALAVALTLLLSLPAQAQQVRINGGGASFPFPLYSAWFRHFNRDNRGIRINYQSVGSGTGVRNVINRTFDFGASDAAMTDEEMAQVRGGVLVLPMTAGEIVLAYNLPGIDNLRLPRAVYPLIFSGEITNWTDPRIVAANPGLTIPDRRIRVVRRSDSSGTTFVFTQHLSAINESFRNRVGTGTSVSWPNQPNIIGAPRNDGVTATVNQTVGSIGYIEYFFATSTNAQVAMLENAAGQFVAPSDESGQAALAGADLTGKDLRIWVTDPADPAAYPIVTFTWMLFFRAHGNERIGAALRDFVTWALADGQAMASDLGYIPMPKPVIERVQAEIPNIR
- a CDS encoding pyruvate kinase is translated as MPPTPAQVAALAAQLVALRDGALALEQRFGDELAAIAPQQRASARNLLHYLSVRRHDIRALQQDLSALGLSSLGVLEPHALASLNAVIGVLAQLQDAAPGGGHPPLPPPPVDFRSGPQRLREHALALLGPEPQGRLVRIMVTMPSEAATDAQLVQDLLDAGMDVMRINCAHDGPAEWAAMVENLRRAEQSRGRSCRVAMDLAGPKLRTGALRASGRVQRLAPQRDCFGRLTRPGRVWLTPAEAAEPRPPGLRLRLEISGGLLGQLAMGDQLEFTDARGQEHRLLVREARGASWVAEIEQTAYVEEATRVTARRDGETVGSGAFINVPEVIEPIALAVGELLILTRCDAPGQGAERAADGTVVTPAQVHCTLATAFEFARPGHTVWFDDGKIGGVVAANDGERITVSITQTGPKGARLRAEKGINFPDTPLAMSALTDKDLADLPAIVRLADMVQLSFVREPQDLAQLHAELDRLGAQRMGVVLKIENRRAFENLPRLLLASLHRPPVGVMIARGDLAVEVGFERLSEVQQEILWLCEAAHVPVIWATQILEGMAKTGAPSRAEVSDAGMSIMAECAMLNKGPRIVETVRFLAGIIDRMDEHYRKQRATLRRLAVADLED